The Plodia interpunctella isolate USDA-ARS_2022_Savannah chromosome 28, ilPloInte3.2, whole genome shotgun sequence nucleotide sequence tttttctagttcttatttatcttttatttgccTAGTTTCCAGCAGCCCTCATCACAtggctataaaaatatataatattcaatattattatagaaaaatattcaatatttgtaaaaaatctaaaagaaATCCTTATTAATGAAAGTTATTGCGAGATTTCTGAGTTTTTCGATGATAAATGTTTGATATAGATTCACTTTGATTTCTCTACTATACAAATCACTTAAAAgacgaatttattttgtaagtaataaGGTAACTAGTTGCCCTCGTGTTCGCTGTGGCCTTGGAGGACGTCActtgtacttatttatgtaagAACTACGAACTTGTGGCTTGCAATAAATCTGAATCtgaaatcttttttaaaacgCGCGCTCTGGTTTCATATCAACCGCTAAAAAActgttaaaagttttaaacctaataataaaacatttaaaagcgCTTAATTCCAAGAAATTTCCGAAATTGAATTTCCCTGTTTATTAGAAAACGATGTACTTTTCGAATTTTTATTCCCTCTGAACGGACGGGTGTGCTCCCTTTGGGAGTCCGTCGGCGCGGAGAATATGAATGCGTTTGTTTTCTGTGTATAATGTTCGTCTGCGGAGAATCACGTTAAgcaactaaaaatatacttctttttatattgtaattggcttttcccgcgacttcgtccgcGTTTAATTCGTGTGTCCGCTCAtcattttttgtcaatatctttattatgtCAACAtctcgcgatgaaacctataaaacctatacaagattttaagttagaccatcagCTATACAACTGAGACAACCCCATCAAATACAATCCAGTAGTTTTACGttttgcgcgaacaaacattgcccacttacatttatattatatgtatagataaaagttaagtgcgagtcggactcgcaCACGAAGGGTTCCGTTTTATCGTAACCAATTTGTTAGCATTATCTGTAATTGTGACAAGAATATCGCGTTTGAAGTATGGGAGCCCCCCCTTTAAAATATactgtttagtttttattgtgaCTAAGTTATAAGTAACTAAGTATGTAACCATTTTAAGACCATCCTTGTACACTAGCTttttgcccgaggcttcgcacgcgtaaatttttccgggatgaaagacATGTCACTCACAAcatatcctatgtccttctccacacttcaaactacatgtatgcaaaatttcaagaagattggttgagtagatagagcgtgaagaggtaacaaacaaacttactttcgcatttataatattagttaggattagggttctgttaataaaaaataaactattattgaTTGGGGTCCATTCAGTAAGCGCTGAGGGACCGCTCAGTGCCCGCCGTAGGGTCTCGTAATTCGTTATCTCTCCGAAACAAATGGTCCTTGAATTCGAGGAAACATTACGTTTCttattacgtttatttttgGGACGTAAAGAAGGTCGCTTCATCGATTCTCcaaaaaattactgaaacTATAGAATGTTGAAACAGAcattttaatcacaaaatataattaacaataaaaacacaaaaatatattaatttttaaactaaaaactaacttaaaaataacgtataaatacttatacattaaaaatatctaaagaagGCCCGCTAGGCACGGTGTCCATCACACAGGCAGCATTTCCGCGCTGAATTGCAATGGCGATTCGCTGTGCTAGAAAGCTACCAGAGCGAGGGTCACCTGTGGCCTCCCTCAGTCGTTGACTGACCTCTCTGTACCGTGTACCCGTGCGCCTCTGCCCCAAGAACCTAAACTTCAATGCCAAAAGCATCTAAAAAAATCCGTTTGCCACATTTTTCCATCCATACTtataccatagataaaagaaatatgaatcGTAGTAATATcgtaaatgcgaaaatttgtggaaatttaaaaaaatctcttaaCAATTCATGCCACACTGGATAAATAACTTtagtaaaaactattaaacaGTATACATACagtgctccgttttgacgtgaaagaaggacaaatacacttttaagtttattagtatgtctgtataatataaagttcATAACCACAACATAATATGAATTTGACGAGTTACAAACTACAGACAAACTCTGTTTCAGATATGACCTCAGGCGCTATCAAAACTTCAAACTTGTGGCACTTAACAGTTTacattcatattcatttaagAACATTGTTCTTGTCCGTTGACGTCTATCCATGTCTATCTATCCTCAGCCATCGTTTTGACCTCCCTGTACGACGTCAATCTTGCTCCCATCCCATATAAACCATACTTGGAATTAGAATGCGAATGCAACGTTGCTACTATTGTTCTCAcctgtctctctctctgtctccaGGCCAGCTGATCTCGATCGAGCCACGTGAATCTGTCAGGAGGGTGGGTGACAACCTCACTGTGCTCTGCCAGGTCAACTACCCCATTGACTCTTGTCGGTAAgttcttctttattttgttcttttacTATCTTTTGCCGGCATCCCGGCACGACCGTGCGaggtggagacgaaaaagtaggaaagcggaccctgggctccgacgctcaacggctgatgAAGAAACCGGGAACGCGCTCAaataagagagagaaagagagtcAGAAGGGATTTAGAGGAATAGGGAGAATACGGATAGAATTTGGGTATTCATTATGAGAGGTTccaaacataaaacacgtagctcGTCATTGCGTCCAAATGTTCCCTTtcttttacacgatgcgtacacgatatgggagaaagagacagcatgtggtaTTTAGTAACGTGCTAGGTACGTGTTTCGTGATAGGCCTTTGTATGGAAGAAATTGTAGAAGAAATCACTGTATGATGTATGTTGACAAGACGGCTGTGTTAGCAAAAATTTGAAACAGGCGTCCCACAGATTTCTAATGCTTCATCTTCTGTTACAGGATTACCCTGGGCCCGACGCAGACATCCTACCGGTTGCGACCCAATGACAACGACGCGAACCAGAATGTAATTTATGCGGGGAAGGGGCTCGAGGTAATTAGTATTTTAGATGTTGATATACATTATCGCGAAACagttcggtatacattgctggtttttcattgagataaataaaagcactcattaACTAAGctatgttcacgcattcgcgtctgAATTAGTCGAATTTCGGCGATAATAGTCTGTAAGTGCAACTAGAAATCATAAAATAGGAATATCCTActgtcctactaatattacaaatgcgaaagtttgtgaggttgtATATgtgtcacgcaaaatctactggacctattattatgaaattggataaacctggaataacacatacggtactttttattctgaaattcccacgggagcgaagccccggggcgcagctagttaaataataaataggaaatTGAACCAGGCCAACAACAGAGTGATAGCGTGGCCAGCCTTCTTGTAATTTGGTGATTAGATTTAATTTCGGCCACTTCCCTAAAAGCCTTAATTAATTGCCATTTCATTTATCTTCCCAGAGCGGTGAATGCGGTGCTCACATCCGCCAGGTGACTGAAGACCTGAATGGCAACATTTCGTGTACTCTGCCCCCCGAGCGCGGGCCGGTCGAGATCACTGCGACCATGCGACTCGTTGTTGCTAGTAAGTATTGTAGGAGTTTGTCTATCTCTTGTCCACGCGAGTTCATTCTCAACTACGATATCCTTTTTTAGAAGGATGTTAACCTTTCTGCTCCAAAAAAGGTTAAAACATGTATTActcatcccataacacaagtctcgaacttactttggggctagctcagtctctgtgatttgtcctaatatatttatattttgtcattataGTACTTCATATAAATTAGTGTCAGTATCAtctttattgtgaaaattgcCACTGCTAGTTATACTAGAATGATAGTCATAAAGTTCTTAAACTACTCaatccaattttaaaaaaatcgcattTTGTTTCAATAGTACAAAATGCATTCTTACTTTTGGCATGATGAAACTAAAACGTCAATTGTTACAGGACCCCCCAGCGAGCCCCATCTTGAAGGACCATCGTCCCCCTCGTTCCAGGAAGGTGACACATTCTTGGCGCGGTGCGTCGTGCCTGACGGCAGACCCGCTGCCAAGATCCGGTGGTATTTGGGTAAGTTGACCTATGATTTATAAGTATGACATCTCGCCGACCTTGGTTATCATGCCGGAATACTACAttggtcccgggttcgaaccccgatCAGGTCTTTTCGGATTGATCGGGGTCTTGCTTGaatgattaaatatttgtatgttgtaaaatatgttatacgttcagttagtatctcataacacaaggctaactcaatctgtgtgatttgttcctgtatttatttatataaacgatCATGATTATCACTATGAttagttttttgttaaattttatttaatatgtggTAGGTTTATGActtggttatattctacccacgtaataaatttcatcgaaatacttaagtacctagattttgcgtgaaatattCTCACAAATATCCCCTACCCATATATTCgcatgtatataaataaacaataatctatataaatatgatcTCTGGCAGACGACAACGAGCTCCACGAAGGCCTCTACAAGCCTGTCATCACGTCATCTCCCGGCGCCGACCTGCAGACTATCTCTCAGAACATCAGCAGGGTCCTCTCCGCTGACGACAACAACATGGTCCTCACTTGCAGAGCTGAACACGAAGCGCTGCTGGAGCCGAAAGAGGCTAAACGACAGTTCATTGTGTATTGTAAGTTGCTCAATACTAAAAGATCATCTATGTATATTatctctatttatatatttttttctgtgattTTTAGTGTAGTCTTGTAGAAGTTTATCGTCTTGCTTAGTCCGATTTAACATGTAACTCCAAATATGAGAGaagaatttgtaatatatatggTCTATCACAGTGTGTTATACTTACCAGTAGCTGGTTAAAAGCCGGACTAATATCTATAATAAGGTTAGCTATTAGAGAAACTCAAAGGAAAGTCAGGATCATGGCCCATCGTGCCACTAGCGGCCGTCCGCGACTACGTCTGCGTATTTTCGTGACAAAAGTTAACCTACACTCTTGAAGATCTAGTCTGCAATATTTCGTCATAAAACATTaggttttgtgtttattaattaaaaataaaatttgactatAATCTAAaacgaattttaatattatttctaatattagtatagaaaagatattttatattgtgtacataaataaataacaaagaaataaaagaaacgcCCTCAAAGCAGCTAAAACTGTTTCCAGACAAGCCAAAACGCCTAGAACCAGGCACTATCACGATCTTCGGTCTGAAGCTAGGCGCGGAGGGCCGCCTCAACGTGACGGTGCGCGCTAAcccgccgccgcgcgccgACTGGACGctgggcgcgcgcgcgctgccTCCCGGCGCCGGCGACGGACACGTCACTGCTCTACAACCGCTTCATCTGGTGAGATGCTCCCATTCTTCTTCCATTGCTCATTGCTGtctatttgtaatttgtttcaATGTGACACAACACATTGTGTTTTAAATTGTGGTCGAGAGGCTTCATGATTGGGAGGCCAGCGCAAGCACCAGAAGGGTGATCGGTCCTCCCATTCTGAGATCTTTTCACACAGACACATTTCACCGCTTAGATAAGTAATcacactatcgaatcgatttgtAGTCGacgacgacaaccacaccgcaatgtagGTGTCCAAGGTGAACCACTTTGGTGCTCGGGTCAGAAAGGATCCAAGTTGAAATGTAcatttccaattttattttctgtatgatttgtccgtatatattttattttatattttttatttttaacacagaattttatatttttgacattatctataatttatgtatttcccAGGGCGGCGGTTACTACAACGTGACTCTCCTCATCTCCCAAATCGAGAAGGAGGACGTCGACCGCAAGTACTACCTGAGGGTGTCCAACGACCTCGGCTCTGAAGAGTTCACTGTCCTCATCAGCACTTTGGACGAGCCCACTGGTAAGAACTGATGAGAATTAATGAATATCGTCTTATTCGTTCttcactaatatatataagaagtCGAGTataagtaataagtatataataataagtcgAGTCGACGCGTAGTAGAAGAAGAATGAATGTTTGCAGGCAAATTGGTCTTCACTAATATGATTCACCGAGTCGACACGCGCAgtagaatgaatgaatatttgcAGACAAACAGTAGATTTTAGATGACATTATAGatgacctccgtggcctaacgGTCATCATGCCGGCCTGCTACAATGAGGGTCTCGGGTTCCGGTTCATCCCCGGTTaggtcaaaatggaaaatgaactttttcagattaacCTGAGCCTAcaagtatatgttataaaatatagtaccgttgagttggtaactcataacacaagtctcgtacttacttactttagtgccaactcaatctgtgtcatttgtccaaacatatttatttatttatagaacaaAATTATGTCTACGTTCAACAGAACAAGCGTGTTGCACCATCAGTTGTCATGCAAATGTTCCAGGTCAATCAGTTTAAAACTAACGTGAGAAATAGACATTGTTTACGAAAATACCGGTCACTTACGTGTAACTCTGTTAATTGTCgtgtaatttatgtttaaatagtAACAGGGTGCAGCtagcaattaaatatttgtttactgacgccatattaatattttgacagcGCGCAAAGCATTCACTTCGTTCTTGGTTATCGATATCTATGGTAAGAACAAAAGCTAGGCTTCTCGAATGAACGGAACGATGTTTGCAGTACTTTTTTAGGGCAtgacaaattgaaaattcgcTCCGCATGCTTCGTTCGCTGCGTAACACGTAGACGTAGCGCTTTCTCATCTCAGTCACACATGCTAAGTGCGAATGAAATGGAACACTAGTCCGTCTCTTGCGCACGTACGGTGTGTGAATGAGATAGGTGGAGTAAGTAAGCTAAGATTACGCGTAACGCAGCGGATCAGCATACCAGTCTTGTCAGCCATATTGTTAAGTAATAATGTAacgtttgatttattttttaatcgtaTTTCGATTTTTACCGtcgtattttgatttttgttaaattatttttgacaattgccttttgttgaaaattataattgttttagaTTATATTGCATTAGCTCAGCATGACATATTTCGAGCTGTAGTCGCATGGtcgttaaatattattataatattagttatttagttttgtttaatttaaattttacaaacttgCATGTACATGTTATcgctatataaataaaagacttGTTGTATGGTAGGTCTGTTAATAACTTTAGggttagtataaataaaaaaaatacgtggAAATTTGCGATTTTCGCAatgtattattcaaaattttgatcaTATCTGATgctaacaataatttttattttttctgttcatggtacacatttatttttaaatatagtgcTTAATTTTCCCCTCAGGAGTCGAACTGGAGGCTGGAGCAATAGTAGGCATCGTAATCGCAGTACTGCTCCTACTCATTGCTATAACCCTCATCGTTTTCGCTAAAGCAACCAACCGATGGTGTTTCGCCggtaagtttttataattatttatttttaaataatagctTTGTCCCTTTAATGcaagtattgtatttttgagaTATATTTAGAgatatattagttattttttaggttcttgttttttatattattgatctGTCGAAAATTGAGGAAAGAATCATATGTAGGACATTAGGtagataaatagatagataaaacttttatttattaataatgcaaATAAACAGGCGACAACTTTTACATAGTAttacacaatacaaaaataaacatatcaaATTGACTTGATTTAGAAGAACTTAAGTCTGAAATTCAGGAAGTCAGACTTCTGTATGTGCTCTATTAGTCTAGAAGCGTCGTGTGGAACCTGATTTTGGGATTAgattagtattattaaaaatcaaggATATTTTCTAATCTAAATCATGCGTAagattaattgttattaagcTTACGcgagaaaagaaaaattattctttaacaagcttttaattatctcagataaaataatttggttgttattgtaattttaaacataattgaGTGTGAGTTTATCAGATTTTGATATAATgcagaaaaaaatgaaaaaacacGACGcgactataatatattatttaatataaagaattatataactatattttttatcgaacTCCAAAACCTTTATGATACTGAGAAGCTTGTGTAACAATGATTACAAAGATATTCGCTAGTTTCACGTGTATTTTCTGATTGCGTAAAAGCTTTCactacaatataaattatattttttgtctctaGCTCAGTGAGGCTTCAATTTCTATATGAACAAGCTCGTATAGTAGACTTGTCGTTAATTGGAAAAGACCTTACTAATTATAATgtctttctttaaaaaaaaagccatatgttttattgttgtctaCGATCATTAAAAATTCGAACCTTTAGCGTAgataaccaaaataaaaaattaccattttagaaattataaaactactCCGAACGTGATATTACTAATTTAGaagaattatattatcataaaccaaaaaaaaaaacacaagtaTTATATATCATTAAACATATTAGTTccatgcaaaatatattttttatagatgttAATCAGGTCCGAAATGGAATCCAGCTGAATATTTTACCACGATTTTTGTACTTCTATATTGCATTTTAAGATCATGCTTCATAAACATGCTTCCTTCCCCTTAATAGGCATGCGGATATCATTccttttatacaaattttacattaactatacttataatttaacaGGCTCACGGGCTGTGGGTcgataggtaaataaaaataataaaaaaatatatttttttttaatcacaacTGTGAGGCTTTCactgatttgaaaaaaaaaaaagtttattcaaaaaaaattatacatgtttGGCTGGACGtagttatagaatataataaatggcagtgtttttttttttattctcttgGCTTTTGTATGTGTAGttgttaaattgttatttatattttgtactgtTTTTGTGAACCCGCATAACATTTTAAGCGATCAAGTTGACCCAAAAtgattaaattacaaattgcaTGAACCAACAGGAATCATCGCATGTCGATGCTCTTCTATTTTACAATTTCTGTTCTACACAATCTGTTTCCTTACCGTTACTAAATATAGCATGGTGCATTACCTCTCTTGCCTCTTGCATGACTTCTTTATCGATTTGTTTCAGGATAGgcactaatattattttacaattaacatAATcgtctgattttttttataataactatttatgtGGTGGTGGAAGTACTATATTGAcaggtttttcttttttttttgatactaatttaaaaaaaatgttctttaatACTTTCAAAAAAGGAATTTGTGTTATGGCGAGGCTACCTATTACATAAATCTTCTtgctaatatttaattgttttgtatgtctgtttatAACTATATTGGTGGTggttaacacaaaaaaaaaaaaaaacaaaaaaattataacaaaataaaacatgaactCTAATGAAATGTACTCTTACTCTCTTTTCAACAAccagaataaaattataaaaacaaattttaacattttatgcaaaattaataCCCACTGTAACAGTTTAAAGCAAGGTTTGATATGTCtataaatgacaataaaaataaccagaaataaatgtatttaaaaaaaaaatattgaacagACACAGGTTGAAATATCTTGTGAGATGTGTACAATACGTGTtgacaattgttttttttttaattatcgcTCATTACTTCCTTGACACACGTCTGCCCTGCCATAGAGtgtgtgtataataaatttattttagcaatTTCTAGCGTACACACACGTAGTCCTTAAAATAGCTTTttagcaaaattaattattaaaatcacttAGAAACCCACAAAAAAGACAACTTACAAAGCACCAACTAAAACAACGCTTAAAAAATTGCactaaagatgaaaaaaaaaagaacaaaaagcACTGAAATGAAACGTTTTGACGTTTTAATCGAGACTTGATCGCTTAATATGGTTACGCAGGGCGTTCGCACCACACCGACATCCC carries:
- the Fas3 gene encoding fasciclin-3 isoform X1; the protein is MAYFPAVFGLLMASVVTGQLISIEPRESVRRVGDNLTVLCQVNYPIDSCRITLGPTQTSYRLRPNDNDANQNVIYAGKGLESGECGAHIRQVTEDLNGNISCTLPPERGPVEITATMRLVVARPPSEPHLEGPSSPSFQEGDTFLARCVVPDGRPAAKIRWYLDDNELHEGLYKPVITSSPGADLQTISQNISRVLSADDNNMVLTCRAEHEALLEPKEAKRQFIVYYKPKRLEPGTITIFGLKLGAEGRLNVTVRANPPPRADWTLGARALPPGAGDGHVTALQPLHLGGGYYNVTLLISQIEKEDVDRKYYLRVSNDLGSEEFTVLISTLDEPTGVELEAGAIVGIVIAVLLLLIAITLIVFAKATNRWCFAGRGRDNTKSSGESTPAGDVLLTGMALPVTSDTESAVGGRERSRLAGLSARVRAVLPRPKDKVQATEAAAADTEDKPLSEEKKNVVYAELALGDQPPTEKPPPPSTEYAEIVYKDQKETKE
- the Fas3 gene encoding fasciclin-3 isoform X5, with protein sequence MAYFPAVFGLLMASVVTGQLISIEPRESVRRVGDNLTVLCQVNYPIDSCRITLGPTQTSYRLRPNDNDANQNVIYAGKGLESGECGAHIRQVTEDLNGNISCTLPPERGPVEITATMRLVVARPPSEPHLEGPSSPSFQEGDTFLARCVVPDGRPAAKIRWYLDDNELHEGLYKPVITSSPGADLQTISQNISRVLSADDNNMVLTCRAEHEALLEPKEAKRQFIVYYKPKRLEPGTITIFGLKLGAEGRLNVTVRANPPPRADWTLGARALPPGAGDGHVTALQPLHLGGGYYNVTLLISQIEKEDVDRKYYLRVSNDLGSEEFTVLISTLDEPTGVELEAGAIVGIVIAVLLLLIAITLIVFAKATNRWCFAGRGRDNTKSSGESDTESAVGGRERSRLAGLSARVRAVLPRPKDKVQATEAAAADTEDKPLSEEKKNVVYAELALGDQPPTEKPPPPSTEYAEIVYKDQKETKE
- the Fas3 gene encoding fasciclin-3 isoform X4; this encodes MAYFPAVFGLLMASVVTGQLISIEPRESVRRVGDNLTVLCQVNYPIDSCRITLGPTQTSYRLRPNDNDANQNVIYAGKGLESGECGAHIRQVTEDLNGNISCTLPPERGPVEITATMRLVVARPPSEPHLEGPSSPSFQEGDTFLARCVVPDGRPAAKIRWYLDDNELHEGLYKPVITSSPGADLQTISQNISRVLSADDNNMVLTCRAEHEALLEPKEAKRQFIVYYKPKRLEPGTITIFGLKLGAEGRLNVTVRANPPPRADWTLGARALPPGAGDGHVTALQPLHLGGGYYNVTLLISQIEKEDVDRKYYLRVSNDLGSEEFTVLISTLDEPTGVELEAGAIVGIVIAVLLLLIAITLIVFAKATNRWCFAGRGRDNTKSSGESSDTESAVGGRERSRLAGLSARVRAVLPRPKDKVQATEAAAADTEDKPLSEEKKNVVYAELALGDQPPTEKPPPPSTEYAEIVYKDQKETKE
- the Fas3 gene encoding fasciclin-3 isoform X2, whose product is MAYFPAVFGLLMASVVTGQLISIEPRESVRRVGDNLTVLCQVNYPIDSCRITLGPTQTSYRLRPNDNDANQNVIYAGKGLESGECGAHIRQVTEDLNGNISCTLPPERGPVEITATMRLVVARPPSEPHLEGPSSPSFQEGDTFLARCVVPDGRPAAKIRWYLDDNELHEGLYKPVITSSPGADLQTISQNISRVLSADDNNMVLTCRAEHEALLEPKEAKRQFIVYYKPKRLEPGTITIFGLKLGAEGRLNVTVRANPPPRADWTLGARALPPGAGDGHVTALQPLHLGGGYYNVTLLISQIEKEDVDRKYYLRVSNDLGSEEFTVLISTLDEPTGVELEAGAIVGIVIAVLLLLIAITLIVFAKATNRWCFAGRGRDNTKSSGESTPAGDVLLTGMALPVTDTESAVGGRERSRLAGLSARVRAVLPRPKDKVQATEAAAADTEDKPLSEEKKNVVYAELALGDQPPTEKPPPPSTEYAEIVYKDQKETKE
- the Fas3 gene encoding fasciclin-3 isoform X3, producing the protein MAYFPAVFGLLMASVVTGQLISIEPRESVRRVGDNLTVLCQVNYPIDSCRITLGPTQTSYRLRPNDNDANQNVIYAGKGLESGECGAHIRQVTEDLNGNISCTLPPERGPVEITATMRLVVARPPSEPHLEGPSSPSFQEGDTFLARCVVPDGRPAAKIRWYLDDNELHEGLYKPVITSSPGADLQTISQNISRVLSADDNNMVLTCRAEHEALLEPKEAKRQFIVYYKPKRLEPGTITIFGLKLGAEGRLNVTVRANPPPRADWTLGARALPPGAGDGHVTALQPLHLGGGYYNVTLLISQIEKEDVDRKYYLRVSNDLGSEEFTVLISTLDEPTGVELEAGAIVGIVIAVLLLLIAITLIVFAKATNRWCFAGRGRDNTKSSGESDRNSVSSDTESAVGGRERSRLAGLSARVRAVLPRPKDKVQATEAAAADTEDKPLSEEKKNVVYAELALGDQPPTEKPPPPSTEYAEIVYKDQKETKE
- the Fas3 gene encoding fasciclin-3 isoform X6; translated protein: MAYFPAVFGLLMASVVTGQLISIEPRESVRRVGDNLTVLCQVNYPIDSCRITLGPTQTSYRLRPNDNDANQNVIYAGKGLESGECGAHIRQVTEDLNGNISCTLPPERGPVEITATMRLVVARPPSEPHLEGPSSPSFQEGDTFLARCVVPDGRPAAKIRWYLDDNELHEGLYKPVITSSPGADLQTISQNISRVLSADDNNMVLTCRAEHEALLEPKEAKRQFIVYYKPKRLEPGTITIFGLKLGAEGRLNVTVRANPPPRADWTLGARALPPGAGDGHVTALQPLHLGGGYYNVTLLISQIEKEDVDRKYYLRVSNDLGSEEFTVLISTLDEPTGVELEAGAIVGIVIAVLLLLIAITLIVFAKATNRWCFAGRSHHTDIPDGADSEAPLPSHDDIKGSENPSHDHGDYISNGDTKHPEKKPDTAV